A stretch of the Clostridium fungisolvens genome encodes the following:
- the yjfF gene encoding galactofuranose ABC transporter, permease protein YjfF translates to MKMKAVNLSGMKPNQGNASIYATIALFILLFVAGGIKYDNFFSVQVFSNLLIDNSYLIALTIGETFTILTGGIDLSVGAMVAFVSMITGSLLQKGVNPIIVMIFVLFVGIVIGTTQGYLIQRFKLHPWIITLAGMFFARGAAYLISVDSISINNPMFSNIASFRIHLGQNAFVSINVIVSLLLVIAAIYILKYTKFGRNIYAIGGSENSAILMGLPVAKTKILVYTFSGFCSALGGLLYTIYTSSGYGLHCNGTEMDAIAASVIGGVILTGGFGSAIGPLFGVLTTGVIQNLIIFDGTLNSWWTKIAVGMLLFIFIALQRFIVIRNEKRKTVVT, encoded by the coding sequence ATGAAAATGAAAGCTGTTAATTTATCAGGTATGAAACCAAATCAAGGGAATGCCTCTATTTATGCAACTATTGCGTTGTTTATCTTGCTTTTTGTAGCTGGCGGTATAAAGTATGATAATTTCTTTAGTGTCCAAGTTTTTTCAAACCTTTTAATTGATAATTCATATTTGATTGCACTAACAATTGGAGAGACTTTTACAATATTAACAGGAGGAATAGATCTTTCTGTAGGTGCAATGGTTGCTTTTGTAAGCATGATCACTGGATCTCTGCTTCAAAAGGGAGTTAATCCAATTATAGTAATGATATTTGTTTTATTTGTTGGAATTGTGATAGGGACTACTCAAGGATATTTAATACAGAGATTTAAGCTTCATCCTTGGATCATAACTTTAGCTGGTATGTTCTTTGCCAGAGGTGCAGCTTATCTAATAAGTGTTGATTCTATAAGTATAAACAATCCTATGTTTTCAAATATTGCTTCGTTTAGAATACATCTTGGACAAAATGCTTTCGTTTCTATAAATGTTATTGTGAGTTTACTTCTGGTTATTGCTGCAATATATATATTAAAGTATACCAAGTTTGGGAGAAATATATATGCTATAGGAGGAAGTGAAAATTCTGCTATACTTATGGGACTTCCTGTAGCTAAAACAAAGATTTTGGTATACACTTTCTCAGGTTTCTGCTCGGCTCTTGGAGGCTTATTATATACTATTTACACTTCTTCAGGCTATGGACTCCACTGCAATGGAACTGAGATGGATGCAATTGCTGCCAGTGTTATAGGAGGAGTAATCTTAACTGGAGGTTTTGGTTCTGCAATAGGTCCATTGTTTGGTGTTTTAACTACTGGAGTAATTCAAAATCTTATAATTTTTGATGGTACTTTAAATTCTTGGTGGACTAAAATAGCCGTTGGAATGCTGTTATTCATATTTATAGCTCTTCAAAGGTTTATAGTGATAAGAAATGAGAAAAGAAAAACCGTTGTTACATGA
- a CDS encoding DUF362 domain-containing protein: MEKVALLKCTEYNVDAIEKTLREGFELLGGSSFLRKLIPKNSKVLLKPNFLSVVEKGSIVITHYAVFEAVIRIVKEYTDDIAFGDSPASDNNRKAAEQSGLMEVAERYGVKFVDFSDEVHVELDNPIMYKFWNIARAPYEADVVITLPKLKTHAMMYYTGAVKNQFGCVPGSKKAQWHTKSPNAINFSKMLLDLNSVVKTSFAILDGILAMEGNGPRNGTAKKMDTIIMGKCLTAVDSTAVRLIGYDNVLAVPFLKVAHETKWGAVLPEEIEVLGEKIEDMKCKDFKLSRSARVVNFITPSVNKLAVSLAAPDPIVIAEKCVSCKRCAEVCPEKPNVITFKKHNDKLIPKWNYSKCIRCFCCQELCPMGAIETKEKQLSKMLGLR; this comes from the coding sequence ATGGAAAAGGTTGCTTTATTAAAATGTACAGAATATAACGTTGATGCCATTGAAAAAACATTAAGAGAAGGTTTTGAATTATTAGGTGGAAGTTCTTTTTTGAGAAAACTAATACCTAAAAACAGTAAAGTCTTATTGAAACCTAATTTTCTAAGTGTGGTTGAAAAAGGTTCTATCGTAATAACTCATTATGCCGTGTTTGAAGCAGTTATAAGAATTGTTAAGGAATATACTGATGATATAGCTTTTGGAGATTCACCGGCCTCTGATAATAATAGAAAGGCTGCTGAACAATCAGGGCTTATGGAGGTTGCTGAAAGATATGGAGTTAAGTTCGTTGATTTTAGTGATGAAGTCCATGTAGAGCTGGATAATCCTATAATGTATAAGTTCTGGAACATTGCTAGGGCGCCTTATGAGGCTGATGTAGTTATAACTCTTCCAAAACTAAAGACTCATGCGATGATGTATTATACTGGAGCTGTAAAAAACCAATTTGGATGTGTACCTGGTTCTAAAAAAGCTCAATGGCATACAAAATCACCAAATGCTATTAATTTCAGTAAAATGCTTTTAGATTTAAACTCTGTTGTAAAGACAAGCTTTGCTATACTTGATGGTATACTTGCAATGGAAGGCAATGGTCCTAGAAATGGAACTGCTAAAAAGATGGACACTATAATAATGGGGAAATGTCTCACAGCGGTTGATTCAACAGCGGTTAGGCTGATTGGTTATGATAATGTACTAGCCGTACCGTTCTTAAAGGTTGCCCATGAAACAAAGTGGGGCGCTGTACTTCCTGAAGAAATAGAGGTTCTTGGTGAAAAAATCGAGGATATGAAGTGTAAAGATTTCAAATTATCCCGTAGCGCAAGGGTAGTTAACTTTATTACTCCATCTGTAAATAAATTAGCGGTATCTTTAGCAGCTCCTGATCCAATTGTAATTGCAGAAAAATGCGTAAGTTGCAAAAGATGTGCTGAGGTATGTCCTGAAAAGCCTAATGTCATTACTTTTAAAAAGCATAATGATAAATTAATTCCAAAGTGGAACTATAGTAAATGTATCCGCTGTTTCTGTTGTCAAGAACTTTGTCCGATGGGGGCAATAGAAACAAAAGAAAAGCAATTAAGCAAGATGTTAGGTTTAAGATAG
- a CDS encoding RICIN domain-containing protein codes for MIKKTFIKKAATFIAMAAVTVTTLAVAQPLKASAAVVSGQTYKIINVGSGKALDVYAAGTANYTNVDIYTDNGTAAQQWNIVANSDGTYKIINKNSWKALDVYAAGTADYTNVDIYDDNGTGAQKWRLVSNSDGSYKIINANSNKALDVYAAGNADYTNVDIYTDNGTAAQKWNIVQVGGSTSTVTKPGEVPNDIWTYTINADKVYGNTGDFALLLCAVIKKESAFGAGLSGSPSSGDGLMQVEPNTRNAYASQFQAKFGHAYDHGSYQDQVYLGALILNANIVQFGSVYSGLLHYNGGPNWYPGATDSYGRPILADQYANAVYATYQSYGGKN; via the coding sequence ATGATTAAAAAGACCTTTATAAAAAAGGCTGCAACCTTTATAGCTATGGCAGCAGTAACCGTTACTACTCTTGCAGTAGCACAGCCACTTAAAGCATCAGCTGCAGTCGTTTCTGGACAAACCTATAAAATCATTAATGTAGGTAGTGGTAAAGCACTTGATGTATATGCTGCTGGAACTGCTAATTATACTAATGTTGATATTTACACTGATAATGGAACCGCAGCTCAACAGTGGAATATAGTAGCTAATTCAGATGGAACATATAAGATAATTAATAAGAATAGCTGGAAGGCACTAGATGTATACGCTGCCGGAACTGCTGATTATACTAATGTTGATATATATGATGACAACGGTACTGGTGCACAAAAATGGAGACTTGTATCAAACAGTGATGGATCCTATAAGATTATCAATGCTAATAGCAATAAGGCACTTGATGTTTATGCTGCTGGTAATGCTGATTATACTAATGTTGATATATATACAGACAACGGAACTGCAGCACAAAAGTGGAATATAGTTCAAGTTGGAGGTAGTACTTCTACTGTAACAAAGCCAGGTGAGGTTCCAAATGATATTTGGACATACACAATTAATGCTGACAAAGTATATGGTAATACTGGTGATTTTGCTTTATTATTATGTGCTGTTATTAAAAAGGAAAGTGCTTTTGGAGCAGGCTTAAGTGGTAGTCCCTCTTCAGGTGATGGGTTAATGCAAGTAGAACCAAATACTAGAAATGCTTATGCTTCACAATTCCAAGCAAAATTTGGCCATGCTTATGATCATGGTAGTTACCAAGATCAAGTATACTTAGGCGCATTGATTTTAAACGCTAATATAGTTCAATTTGGTAGTGTATATAGCGGTTTATTACACTATAATGGAGGACCAAACTGGTATCCAGGTGCAACAGATTCTTATGGTCGTCCAATTTTAGCCGATCAATATGCAAATGCAGTTTATGCAACTTATCAAAGCTATGGTGGAAAAAACTAA
- a CDS encoding ABC transporter permease: MEKYKQSNLLKKIYHSSIFWPLVCLIGILLFNLIMRPGFLGLEVKDGHLFGSLVDILNRATPLILLSLGMTIVIATQGIDISVGSIIAISGAVAATIIVYSGNTFLAVVVGIAAGLICGMWNGMLVSYIGVQPMVGTLILYIVGRGIAQLITKGQILTFTNKSFTFIGTGYLFIPVSVYITIAVILIIYLLMRRTALGLFVEAVGINSTSSRYSGINAKKVKFILYVITGALAGLAGIIICSNIKSADANNAGLWMELDAILATVIGGTSMNGGRFYLGGTVVGALFIQTLTTTIYSMGVPPETTLVVKAIVVIVVCLIQNEEFRKLIMKFTSSKGRRLKAYENESC; this comes from the coding sequence GTGGAGAAGTATAAACAAAGTAATCTGTTGAAAAAAATCTATCATTCTTCTATTTTTTGGCCACTCGTATGTCTTATAGGAATTCTTCTTTTCAATCTAATAATGAGACCTGGATTTCTTGGCTTGGAGGTAAAAGATGGACACCTTTTCGGAAGTCTTGTTGATATACTGAATAGAGCTACACCACTAATTCTTTTGTCTTTGGGAATGACAATAGTTATTGCGACACAAGGTATTGATATCTCCGTAGGATCTATAATTGCTATAAGCGGAGCAGTTGCAGCTACAATTATTGTTTATAGCGGTAATACTTTTCTTGCTGTTGTAGTTGGAATTGCTGCTGGTTTAATTTGTGGAATGTGGAATGGAATGCTTGTGTCCTATATAGGGGTTCAGCCAATGGTAGGTACCCTTATACTATACATCGTAGGTAGAGGTATTGCTCAATTAATAACTAAGGGACAGATATTAACATTTACTAACAAGTCTTTTACTTTTATAGGTACAGGGTATTTGTTCATTCCAGTATCAGTTTATATCACCATAGCAGTGATATTAATTATATATCTGCTTATGAGAAGAACTGCCTTAGGTCTATTTGTAGAAGCTGTAGGTATTAACAGCACCTCCAGCAGGTATTCAGGTATAAATGCAAAGAAAGTAAAGTTTATTCTTTATGTAATAACTGGCGCATTAGCGGGATTAGCTGGAATAATTATATGCTCAAATATAAAGAGTGCAGATGCCAATAATGCAGGGCTTTGGATGGAGCTTGACGCTATATTAGCTACAGTTATTGGTGGCACTTCGATGAATGGTGGAAGATTTTATCTCGGTGGAACTGTAGTTGGAGCACTGTTTATACAGACCTTGACCACTACAATATACAGTATGGGTGTGCCACCTGAAACAACGCTTGTGGTAAAAGCAATAGTAGTTATAGTAGTATGTCTTATTCAAAATGAAGAATTTAGGAAACTAATTATGAAGTTTACTAGCAGCAAAGGAAGGAGGCTAAAGGCATATGAAAATGAAAGCTGTTAA
- a CDS encoding aldo/keto reductase: protein MIKRKFGNTGFEITPVIYGGIVSMRDGQEASDNYVSWAIDRGINYFDVAPSYEDAQEKLGKSLIPYRKNIYLACKTTCRMKVDAQKEFEESFRMLHTDYLDVYQMHALSKEEDVEKAFGSGGVMEMMVKAKEKGLVRKLGITCHNEAVALKAMSLYDFDTVLFPLNWHMNLGHDMGTKLCKTAKEKGMGLVGMKQLIERAWLNGDERESSPFPKSWCKPIDFEDKKLRLAAMKYTLSLGVDALVPPGDFVNFSFVVENIDECLKNPLTDEDLTFLRQHYEKVKDYPFFKVQI from the coding sequence ATGATTAAAAGAAAGTTTGGTAATACAGGTTTTGAGATTACTCCAGTTATATACGGTGGTATAGTGTCAATGAGAGATGGGCAAGAGGCTTCTGATAACTATGTATCATGGGCAATCGATAGAGGAATTAACTATTTTGATGTGGCTCCATCCTATGAAGATGCACAAGAAAAGTTAGGTAAATCCCTTATACCATATCGCAAAAATATATATCTTGCTTGTAAAACCACATGCAGAATGAAAGTAGATGCACAAAAAGAATTCGAAGAATCTTTCCGTATGCTACACACTGATTATCTTGATGTTTATCAAATGCATGCTTTAAGTAAGGAAGAAGATGTGGAAAAAGCGTTTGGTAGTGGTGGAGTTATGGAAATGATGGTGAAAGCCAAAGAAAAGGGTTTGGTTAGAAAATTAGGCATTACCTGTCATAATGAAGCTGTTGCCTTAAAAGCAATGTCACTTTATGATTTTGATACAGTACTATTTCCTTTAAACTGGCATATGAACCTAGGACACGATATGGGAACAAAGTTATGTAAGACGGCGAAAGAAAAAGGTATGGGGCTAGTTGGTATGAAGCAGCTTATAGAACGTGCATGGCTTAATGGGGATGAAAGAGAAAGTTCACCATTTCCAAAGTCTTGGTGTAAACCAATAGATTTTGAAGACAAAAAACTGCGACTTGCTGCAATGAAATATACACTTTCACTTGGAGTTGATGCCTTAGTTCCACCAGGGGATTTTGTGAATTTTTCGTTTGTTGTTGAAAATATTGATGAGTGTTTAAAAAATCCTTTAACTGATGAAGATTTAACATTTTTAAGACAACATTATGAAAAGGTAAAAGATTATCCATTTTTTAAAGTGCAAATTTAA
- a CDS encoding sugar ABC transporter ATP-binding protein produces MAEDGVVLSMKGISKSFPGVKALSKVDFQLRKGEIHALMGENGAGKSTLIKVLTGVYEIDEGSITLNGDDIKIASTYDAQQHGISTVYQEINLCPNLTVAENIYIGRQPMKAGSIDWKEINKNAEKLLSERLNLNIDVKRMLSSYSVAVQQMIAIARAVDISRGILILDEPTSSLDNSEVERLFSIMRKLKNEGMSIIFVTHFLDQVYGISDRITVLRNGHMVGSYDADKLSRLELVSKMIGKNIEEVKALNSSNKKEEKKFADGNLISTSAFGRVGSIQPFNIEIKRGEVLGLAGLLGAGRSESARLIFGIDKADHGKIKIRGKEYSYIYPQRAIEEGFGFCPEDRKVEGIVAQLTIRENIILALQSKRGVFKYIPMKQQQEIAQKYIDMLGIKTPSMEQRIDNLSGGNQQKVILARWLATNPELLILDEPTRGIDVGAKSEIMKLVLDLASEGVTIIFISSELSEIVKCCDRILILRDRNIIGELKGEELEEANIMTTIAKGGLSGGEV; encoded by the coding sequence ATGGCAGAAGATGGTGTAGTTCTAAGTATGAAGGGAATAAGTAAATCCTTTCCTGGAGTTAAAGCTCTTTCAAAGGTTGATTTTCAGCTTAGAAAGGGCGAGATTCATGCACTGATGGGTGAAAACGGTGCTGGGAAGTCTACACTAATAAAGGTTCTTACAGGAGTTTATGAGATAGATGAAGGAAGTATAACTTTAAACGGTGACGATATTAAGATTGCATCAACTTATGATGCACAGCAGCATGGAATAAGTACTGTTTATCAAGAAATCAATCTCTGTCCAAATCTAACTGTAGCAGAAAATATTTATATTGGTAGGCAGCCCATGAAGGCAGGCAGTATTGATTGGAAGGAAATAAATAAAAATGCAGAAAAATTGTTAAGCGAAAGGCTTAACCTAAATATAGATGTCAAAAGAATGCTCTCATCTTATTCGGTGGCAGTGCAACAAATGATTGCCATAGCCAGGGCGGTAGATATATCAAGGGGAATACTTATACTTGATGAACCTACCTCAAGCCTTGATAATAGTGAAGTTGAGAGACTGTTTAGTATTATGAGAAAGTTAAAGAATGAAGGAATGTCTATTATATTTGTTACTCATTTCTTAGATCAGGTATATGGAATATCAGATAGAATAACTGTACTTAGAAACGGTCACATGGTAGGAAGTTATGATGCTGATAAGCTTTCTAGACTAGAGCTTGTATCTAAAATGATTGGAAAAAATATAGAAGAAGTTAAAGCTTTGAATAGCTCAAATAAAAAGGAAGAGAAGAAGTTCGCTGATGGTAATCTAATAAGTACCTCTGCATTTGGACGTGTTGGAAGTATACAACCTTTTAATATTGAGATTAAAAGAGGCGAAGTTTTGGGACTTGCTGGACTCTTAGGAGCAGGTAGAAGTGAAAGTGCAAGGCTAATATTTGGAATAGATAAGGCTGATCATGGAAAAATCAAAATAAGAGGGAAAGAATATTCATATATATATCCTCAAAGAGCTATTGAAGAAGGTTTCGGTTTTTGTCCAGAAGACAGAAAGGTTGAAGGCATAGTTGCACAGCTCACCATACGGGAAAATATAATTTTAGCACTTCAATCAAAACGTGGAGTTTTCAAGTATATTCCAATGAAGCAGCAGCAGGAAATTGCACAGAAGTATATCGATATGTTAGGTATAAAAACACCAAGTATGGAACAAAGGATTGATAACCTTAGTGGTGGAAATCAACAAAAAGTTATCTTAGCTAGATGGCTTGCAACTAATCCTGAGTTATTAATTCTAGATGAACCTACTAGAGGAATTGATGTTGGTGCTAAAAGTGAAATAATGAAGCTCGTGCTTGATTTAGCTAGTGAAGGAGTAACCATAATATTTATATCTTCAGAGCTTTCTGAAATAGTAAAATGCTGTGATAGAATACTGATTTTAAGAGATAGAAATATTATAGGAGAACTAAAAGGAGAAGAATTAGAGGAAGCCAATATAATGACGACAATAGCAAAGGGAGGATTAAGCGGTGGAGAAGTATAA
- a CDS encoding cache domain-containing sensor histidine kinase, translated as MLKNSVSTFFNSSIGNKLMLYFLLVILLPVVTITTVSNLIYNNSISDVQNVNTDQMIQQISTNVDFYMKNMENIINTLSLDPRVVSFLNSKELSNGKNTEAMEYDVTKAIMGFTPFHPEIVGIMVVNKNDLYISDIMYRISRDPLINERWYIEAADHPNKIQLFSKPVGRNVNNVFQYCADDVVSMSKAIIDDKTGKCLGVILIDIKLDIIKSVIESVKPGKTGFVYIVDSNNEIVYTPVNEVVYRIKDQWVRNLKNNIIVKNINNKDYKIMCKGSEYTQWKTVGVFPLDESTKTLRYIKYYSLSVAILTIVLAAILAMIFTRSIVNPITKLRKLMKRTEEGDLNVFFRSKYGDEIGELGNSFNNMIDEIKNLIHLVQAEEKSKRKAEISILQAQIKPHFLYNTLDTIQWMAEEHDAQDIIDVVNALTTLLRIGLSKGNEIVTVRDEIMHIESYLIIQKVRYEDKLDYEIKIQEDMMNFEVTKLILQPIVENAIYHGIKEKRGKGKIIIKGEIIDKKLCFTIIDNGAGMSEDRMKKLNKVLHGKNPGEIKLGFGVYNVNERIRLSYGEEFGLEYQSTENVGTIVKVWHPLITGM; from the coding sequence ATGTTGAAAAATTCTGTATCTACTTTTTTTAATAGCAGCATAGGAAACAAGCTAATGCTTTATTTTCTTCTAGTTATCTTATTGCCTGTTGTAACAATAACTACTGTAAGTAATTTGATATATAATAACTCAATAAGTGATGTTCAAAATGTTAATACTGATCAGATGATTCAGCAAATAAGCACTAATGTAGATTTTTATATGAAAAATATGGAGAATATCATTAATACTTTGTCCTTAGATCCAAGAGTAGTAAGTTTTTTAAATAGTAAGGAACTAAGTAATGGGAAAAACACTGAAGCAATGGAGTATGATGTTACAAAAGCAATAATGGGCTTTACTCCTTTTCATCCTGAAATTGTTGGTATTATGGTTGTGAATAAAAATGACCTCTACATAAGTGACATAATGTATAGAATATCCAGAGACCCACTTATAAATGAAAGATGGTATATAGAAGCAGCAGATCACCCAAATAAAATTCAACTTTTTAGCAAACCTGTAGGAAGAAATGTAAATAATGTATTTCAATATTGTGCTGATGATGTTGTATCAATGAGTAAGGCCATTATTGATGATAAAACAGGGAAATGTTTAGGGGTTATACTAATTGATATTAAGCTGGACATAATTAAAAGTGTAATTGAAAGTGTTAAGCCTGGTAAAACTGGTTTTGTGTATATAGTGGATTCTAATAATGAGATAGTTTATACTCCTGTGAATGAAGTTGTATATAGAATAAAGGATCAGTGGGTAAGAAATTTAAAAAATAATATAATTGTTAAGAACATAAATAATAAAGACTATAAGATTATGTGCAAGGGATCTGAATATACTCAGTGGAAGACTGTAGGAGTATTTCCTTTAGATGAGAGCACAAAAACATTGAGGTATATTAAATATTACTCTTTGTCAGTTGCGATACTAACCATTGTACTTGCAGCAATACTGGCAATGATATTTACTCGTTCCATAGTGAATCCTATTACTAAATTAAGAAAGCTTATGAAAAGAACTGAGGAAGGAGATCTTAATGTATTTTTTAGAAGTAAATACGGTGATGAAATAGGTGAACTTGGAAATTCCTTTAATAATATGATTGATGAGATAAAGAATTTAATTCACTTGGTGCAAGCTGAGGAAAAGAGTAAAAGAAAAGCAGAAATTAGCATACTCCAAGCTCAGATAAAACCACATTTCTTATATAATACTTTAGATACCATTCAATGGATGGCTGAAGAGCATGATGCTCAGGATATTATCGATGTAGTAAATGCACTTACCACGCTCTTAAGAATAGGGCTTAGTAAGGGAAATGAAATAGTTACTGTTAGAGATGAAATAATGCATATAGAAAGTTACCTTATTATTCAGAAGGTTAGATATGAAGATAAGCTGGACTATGAGATAAAAATACAAGAGGACATGATGAATTTTGAAGTGACCAAGCTTATATTGCAGCCTATAGTAGAAAATGCAATATATCATGGTATAAAAGAAAAAAGGGGAAAGGGAAAGATAATAATTAAAGGCGAGATAATTGATAAGAAGCTTTGTTTCACAATAATTGATAATGGAGCAGGCATGAGCGAGGACAGAATGAAAAAACTAAATAAAGTACTACACGGTAAAAATCCCGGAGAGATTAAACTAGGTTTTGGAGTTTATAATGTAAATGAAAGAATAAGATTATCATATGGAGAGGAATTTGGACTTGAGTATCAAAGCACTGAAAATGTTGGAACTATAGTGAAGGTGTGGCATCCTCTAATTACTGGAATGTAG